From the genome of Bactrocera oleae isolate idBacOlea1 chromosome 2, idBacOlea1, whole genome shotgun sequence, one region includes:
- the Zmynd8 gene encoding MYND-type zinc finger-containing chromatin reader Zmynd8 isoform X2, with protein sequence MEKNTLAAEESVDSIPGPAYEHIVVTTSTLEPAIKSGLISTNILAVTEEEDGDMEDEDCSEGNEEHMDVEYNQEEGEEEQAEPETEDGSFLEDDFNERDDYKENERNLKVTSLNALEQTTVDIAAHSEQVNQIDNSNAATLTTTLVNSAPKLNSQTETVVEASVEGVGICPVPVQIVSALTVKPKLLPMKTKNNKLIMVQVMNDQPVDSTQLGVQSSSPSQISNGSRRTIDELAEAVVSDADKLISPNQEKSPDSLQHNQQQQNVRFLARSSTPLSREFLALQRSVNESKVLSEFVTDAVRKRQKSAPKDAHEQNYAHQQQQQYHHNHHHHYHGEKQRKPSKFAPLKDDSGSSTSSTLQRRSRSKSVNRKSEDILDTSTGKLKRWPSDEKMLKRTNMRSQNSEFVQKQMEFLNRVKHDEGEVSSEADDGERSFVNGGEDDDINMVVVESNTINDSNASVAGFAGSTSSLLDTTLEREAAVNIATTSNVDSVEARLINYWAPPPKRGWDSFCWKCRECVDLFPCSKCVRCFHCTCIKVTAATKLDDSWVCPECTSVENVLNGPKRSRRNEMSLDVLSQLLSFALKRMKMVKGYTKFLYTESNLLHYAKYIANPVTFTTLQEKIEKRAFRCSEEFLNETKWILHNALILSSGSSSKEVFTAKSILKVCRQETNEIDTCGECYLNANTRTDWFVDVCAQPHLLLWAKLKGFPYWPAKAMGPGQGLSHVNVRFFGEHDRAFVPIKDCFLYSEQDPNTQTGKRSARELADCIKEVEVHIEKIRTKVGAFKYAKFKTPYEPTEELQQLEMMIPGVMDYMKRQQALVPKPSLQYKIVKTADNHLSIIKKACTTESSNDSDHSVSPHKKPSSITSTSCGVGDVKAAIITPKYEVVSKASSDDSNSSKVTAVILKRKSSSEHKKEAGEELELPMPKVIKFDKEENDQRLLAGAILTGNADGNAEASSKRKYGVDTCGVSINTSGSSVDSTTKMTDTTERPRTKHAKHEPRVPMITIKTNANALTVAIGSESKAAPAIAVPISNCSNTTNLNVEAKPTAAVKEELAAAATLAPLTSSPNNAQTLMENLVKNKHGVTIKKISKENNQTPMTKPDECTKLLAAMNTAIEEGPANADSDVKKADAASDTASGTQTIRSTNSTDNDNSNANVNKSAESSSSSSSGTNKMEDSKKSTSKSTTNTHILKDLVPFIEIKKEITSDDEADMQIAANISGQNNKHLNEKASKVTTEAVSTPKANVGTSSQVSLPVVAVPAVLPNLSLVKQEVMSDEEETTAATINATDQELNTTSSSGDNATNIRIAPLPDAVRVGDTMIQRVNAKNQRNTQPSLVAFKPLAQTTPEGAAAMDMPNVQSSPGIHISPPNKRPNTRGVPYGPLPASAVAQSQPQTQTNTISANNTGNRATIQQQQQLPPSSSPPQVQTQSQSPQTLQPLQRARKSFPNRATPDISATRNNFSSAPHSSPALSPPSTSPLANSNDLKRTLLKNSMVSIPRQAWSPHEPQRNATVSSNNTNTHSIPVPPLTAVSKTPAVLAVLGDHNNAGSTNNNNNMLLNTNSVTNVAINSAAIVTPFVTCNGNIGPNGPALLTPLTMSAPPPLAGLSQSSSNILTPTVGAALCSNMPMSGNNINVSGGSGVVSISPAVELPIPQAVGISSNVISAASSSSVDIVTASLTSMVTDAICRGPPRLMQRPNGPLKSDGTTMFPSQAGPVCQTLVENAHKLTDFFISVMEDTMLEMSEGDESVLQAKITILKIELERTKQAYEQEIAELKRTSDLMLSEMRKSMENEKTRISNEIRKQCEQERLRSIEETKKKQWCSNCGREAQFYCCWNTSYCDYPCQQMHWSRHSATCAQTRPTIASASDSLPKTVSTMTTTVSAMGLQQQQQQHVGCGSKNSNNNMMAVTTTTSMSASPQQQSTMYNKSTTNNKKDKHCASKVSHSQTASNSSTLGSSATSSINSIAAANATGVGVASGTATELLKLPSNTYLRTVPQCGNAGKNNSGGGNLRGSTYSVQRVNIPLPITALVQRGNSWELTSAAPNNNVGAANMATITAPGSNVTQAMTQLTSQQQHHQRMLSGGGTGNISGGVGGGTSSNMSASRSNSRNRAAAAALQQTMTNMHSATSGAATSMPCGMLRPTQM encoded by the exons ATGGAGAAAAATACGTTGGCTGCTGAAGAGAGTGTCGACTCGATACCGGGTCCGGCGTATGAACATATTGTTGTCACTACGTCCACCTTAGAACCGGCTATTAAAAGTGGCCTAATCTCTACGAATATTTTGGCAGTAACGGAGGAGGAAGATGGGGACATGGAGGACGAGGACTGTAGTGAAGGTAATGAAGAACATATGGACGTAGAATATAATCAAGAAGAAGGTGAAGAAGAACAAGCGGAGCCTGAAACTGAAGATGGCAGCTTTCTGGAAGATGATTTCAACGAGCGTGATGATTATAAAGAAAATGAACGTAACCTGAAGGTTACAAGCTTGAATGCATTAGAACAAACTACAGTTGATATTGCTGCACACAGTGAGCAAGTAAACCAAATTGATAATAGTAATGCAGCCACATTAACTACAACATTGGTAAACTCTGCACCTAAGCTGAATTCACAAACCGAGACAGTAGTAGAAGCGTCTGTAGAAGGTGTGGGTATTTGTCCAGTACCGGTACAAATTGTTTCCGCCCTGACCGTGAAGCCTAAATTGTTgccaatgaaaacaaaaaataataaacttattaTGGTACAGGTGATGAATGACCAGCCGGTGGACAGCACTCAATTGGGTGTGCAGAGTTCATCGCCTAGTCAAATCTCAAATGGCTCACGCAGAACAATCGATGAGCTTGCTGAGGCTGTTGTCTCAGATGCAGACAAACTAATATCTCCTAACCAAGAGAAATCCCCGGATTCGTTACAACATaatcaacaacagcaaaatgtACGCTTTCTTGCACGCAGTAGTACACCGCTATCACGTGAATTTCTTGCACTCCAACGTTCCGTGAATGAATCAAAGGTCTTGAGTGAATTTGTAACCGATGCTGTGCGAAAGCGCCAAAAGAGTGCGCCAAAGGATGCTCATGAACAAAATTACgcgcaccaacaacaacaacagtatcaccataatcatcatcatcattaccATGGCGAAAAGCAGCGCAAACCTAGTAAATTCGCTCCTTTGAAAGACGATAGCGGCAGTTCGACATCGAGCACTTTGCAGCGACGTTCACGCAGCAAGAGCGTCAATCGCAAAAGTGAAGATATTCTGGATACCTCAACCGGCAAGCTTAAACGTTGGCCATCTGATGAGAAGATGCTCAAACGCACTAATATGCGCTCACAAAATTCCGAATTTGTGCAGAAACAAATGGAATTTTTGAATCGTGTCAAACACGATGAAGGCGAAGTTTCATCAGAAGCGGATGATGGCGAGCGTAGTTTTGTCAATGGTGGTGAAGATGATGATATAAATATGGTGGTGGTAGAGAGTAATACAATCAACGATAGCAATGCATCGGTTGCCGGTTTTGCGGGTAGTACAAGTTCTTTGCTGGACACAACGTTGGAGCGTGAGGCCGCAGTAAATATTGCCACAACGTCTAATGTAGATAGTGTAGAGGCACGTTTAATAAATTATTGGGCACCACCGCCAAAG AGAGGTTGGGATAGCTTTTGTTGGAAATGCCGTGAGTGTGTCGACCTATTTCCGTGTTCCAAATGTGTACGCTGCTTCCATTGTACTTGCATTAAGGTAACAGCTGCCACAAAATTAGATGATTCGTGGGTATGTCCAGAGTGCACGAGTGTGGAGAACGTACTTAATGGCCCCAAACG TTCTCGTCGCAATGAGATGTCCTTAGATGTGCTAAGTCAGCTTCTTTCGTTCGCTTTGAAACGCATGAAAATGGTTAAAGGG TATACCAAGTTCCTATACACCGAGAGTAATCTATTACATTACGCCAAGTACATTGCAAATCCAGTTACATTCACTACGTTACAGGAGAAAATTGAGAAACGCGCCTTCCGTTGTTCCGAAGAGTTCCTGAACGAAACAAAGTGGATACTACACAATGCTCTCATTCTTAGCAGTGGCA GCTCTAGTAAAGAGGTGTTTACTGCCAAATCCATATTGAAAGTTTGTCGGCAGGAGACAAACGAAATTGACACCTGTGGCGAATGTTATTTGAACGCCAATACGCGTACCGATTGGTTTGTGGATGTTTGCGCGCAGCCACATCTTTTACTTTGGGCAAAGTTGAAGGGATTCCCGTATTGGCCAGCAAAAGCCATGGGTCCCGGACAGGGACTCTCCCATGTGAATGTACGTTTTTTCGGCGAACATGATCGTGCTTTTGTGCCGATCAAAGATTGCTTTCTCTATTCGGAGCAGGATCCAAATACACAAACTGGCAAGCGTTCGGCGCGCGAGTTGGCCGATTGTATTAAAGAAGTTGAGGTGCATATTGAGAAGATTAGAACTAAAGTGGGCGCATTTAAGTATGCCAAATTCAAAACACCCTACGAACCGACTGAGGAGCTGCAACAACTGGAAATGATGATACCCGGTGTGATGGACTATATGAAACGGCAACAGGCGTTGGTGCCGAAACCTTCGTTACAATATAAAATTGTCAAGACGGCGGATAATCATTTGTCGATTATAAAAAAAGCATGTACAACAGAGTCGAGCAACGATTCTGATCATTCTGTCAGTCCGCATAAGAAGCCCAGTAGTATTACAAGTACAAGTTGTGGTGTTGGTGATGTCAAGGCAGCCATAATTACGCCTAAGTATGAAGTGGTTAGCAAAGCAAGTTCTGACGATAGCAATTCGTCAAAGGTGACCGCCGTCATTTTGAAACGCAAATCCTCTAGCGAACACAAAAAAGAGGCTGGAGAAGAACTGGAGCTACCAATGCCGAAGGTGATAAAATTCGACAAGGAAGAAAATGATCAGCGCTTGCTAGCTGGTGCCATCCTTACTGGTAATGCCGATGGCAATGCGGAAGCTAGTAGCAAGCGTAAGTATGGCGTTGATACTTGTGGCGTAAGTATAAATACAAGCGGCAGTAGTGTTGATAGTACCACTAAAATGACTGACACAACCGAGCGTCCACGCACGAAGCATGCCAAGCATGAACCACGTGTTCCAATGATTACAattaaaacaaatgcaaatgcatTAACAGTGGCAATTGGTTCCGAAAGCAAAGCTGCACCCGCTATAGCAGTACCTATCTCAAATTGCTCCAACACCACAAATTTGAATGTGGAAGCTAAGCCAACAGCCGCTGTAAAGGAAGAGCTTGCTGCCGCAGCAACGTTGGCACCACTAACTTCGTCACCGAATAATGCTCAAACCTTAATGGAGAACTTGGTTAAGAATAAGCACGGTGTCACAATTAAGAAGATATCGAAGGAGAATAATCAGACACCAATGACAAAGCCCGATGAATGTACAAAGCTGTTAGCGGCAATGAACACAGCAATAGAAGAGGGGCCAGCAAACGCTGACAGTGATGTAAAGAAAGCGGATGCGGCATCAGATACAGCAAGCGGTACACAAACAATTAGATCCACCAATAGTACTGATAATGATAACAGTAATGCAAATGTCAACAAGAGCGCagaaagcagcagcagcagcagtagcgGCACGAATAAAATGGAGGATAGCAAAAAAAGTACAAGCAAATCCACAACAAATACGCACATACTAAAAGATTTAGTGCCTTTTATTGAGATAAAGAAAGAAATTACTTCGGATGATGAAGCAGATATGCAAATAGCTGCCAACATAAGTGGACAGAACAATAAACATTTGAACGAAAAAGCGTCCAAGGTTACAACGGAAGCTGTGTCAACACCGAAAGCAAACGTTGGCACTTCTTCGCAGGTATCATTACCTGTCGTCGCAGTGCCGGCTGTACTGCCGAACTTGTCACTCGTCAAACAAGAAGTAATGTCAGATGAGGAGGAAACCACGGCTGCCACAATTAATGCTACAGATCAAGAGCTGAACACAACATCGTCTAGTGGCGATAATGCAACCAATATACGTATTGCGCCGTTACCCGATGCGGTACGTGTAGGTGACACTATGATTCAACGTGTGAATGCCAAAAACCAACGCAACACGCAACCCAGTCTAGTTGCATTCAAACCACTTGCTCAAACAACGCCCGAGGGTGCTGCTGCAATGGATATGCCAAATGTGCAGTCTTCGCCTGGTATCCATATAAGTCCCCCTAATAAACGACCGAATACTCGAGGCGTGCCATATGGTCCACTGCCAGCTTCAGCTGTTGCTCAGTCACAGCCGCagacacaaacaaacacaatatCAGCAAATAATACAGGGAATCGTGCTacaatacagcaacaacaacaattacccCCGTCATCGTCACCGCCTCAAGTGCAAACTCAATCACAATCGCCACAGACGCTTCAGCCGCTTCAACGCGCACGCAAATCATTTCCGAATCGCGCTACGCCTGATATTAGTGCAACGCGCAACAACTTTTCCAGCGCGCCACATTCATCGCCTGCTCTATCGCCGCCCTCTACATCGCCCTTAGCAAATAGTAACGACTTGAAACGGACACTCTTGAAGAATAGTATGGTCTCTATACCAAGACAAGCTTGGTCGCCGCATGAGCCTCAACGAAATGCCACCGTTAGTAGCAACAATACCAACACACATTCTATACCAGTGCCACCGCTTACTGCCGTCTCCAAAACACCTGCAGTGTTGGCGGTGTTAGGCGACCATAATAATGCTGGTagcacaaacaacaataataatatgttgCTCAACACGAATTCCGTAACGAATGTTGCTATCAATTCGGCGGCAATAGTCACACCCTTTGTCACTTGCAATGGCAATATTGGTCCAAACGGTCCTGCTCTACTTACTCCACTCACCATGTCAGCACCACCGCCATTGGCGGGACTATCTCAATCATCGTCTAATATTTTGACACCCACAGTAGGCGCTGCTTTGTGCTCAAATATGCCAATGAGTGGCAATAACATTAACGTCAGTGGTGGTAGCGGTGTCGTGTCTATATCTCCAGCAGTGGAACTACCTATACCACAAGCAGTAGGCATTTCGAGTAACGTAATCAGCGCGGCTAGCAGCTCCAGTGTAGATATTGTAACAGCTAGTTTAACGTCCATGGTTACGGATGCAATATGCCGAGGTCCACCTAGATTGATGCAACGTCCTAACGGCCCATTGAAATCGGACGGCACGACTATGTTTCCCTCACAAGCGGGACCGGTGTGTCAGACGCTGGTAGAGAATGCGCATAAG ttaaCGGACTTTTTTATATCCGTCATGGAGGACACCATGTTAGAGATGTCGGAAGGCGATGAATCCGTATTACAAGCTAAAATAACAATACTAAAAATAGAGCTTGAGCGCACCAAGCAAGCGTATGAACAAGAAATTGCCGAACTAAAACGCACCTCCGATTTGATGCTCTCCGAAATGCGTAAAAGTATGGAGAATGAGAAAACTCGCATCTCCAACGAGATACGCAAGCAATGCGAGCAAGAACGTTTGAGATCCATCGAGGAAACTAAAAAGAAGCAGTGGTGTTCAAATTGTGGGCGAGAGGCACAGTTCTATTGCTGCTGGAATACATCGTATTGTGATTATCCCTGCCAACAGATGCATTGGTCGCGTCATTCGGCCACCTGTGCACAGACACGCCCGACCATTGCCAGCGCTAGCGATAGTTTGCCAAAAACCGTTAGTACTATGACGACGACGGTGTCGGCAATGggtctacaacaacaacaacaacagcatgttGGTTGTGGTAGTAAGAATTCCAATAATAATATGATGGCCGTCACAACAACAACTTCTATGTCTGCATCACCGCAACAGCAATCAACAATGTATAACAAAAGCACAACGAACAACAAAAAGGATAAGCACTGTGCATCAAAAGTAAGTCATTCGCAAACCGCCTCAAATTCGTCTACTCTGGGCAGTTCAGCTACTAGCTCGATTAACTCAATTGCCGCTGCCAATGCTACTGGCGTGGGAGTGGCCTCGGGGACAGCCACGGAGTTACTGAAATTGCCCTCCAACACATATTTGCGCACTGTGCCGCAGTGCGGCAATGCTGGAAAAAATAATAGCGGCGGTGGAAATTTGCGCGGTTCAACGTACTCCGTGCAACGCGTCAATATACcg CTTCCCATCACTGCACTGGTACAACGCGGCAATAGCTGGGAACTTACCAGCGCAGCTCCCAATAATAATGTGGGCGCTGCGAATATGGCGACAATAACAGCGCCAGGATCGAATGTCACACAGGCGATGACTCAATTAACATCTCAACAACAGCATCATCAACGTATGCTTAGTGGCGGTGGCACTGGAAATATCAGTGGTGGTGTTGGTGGTGGTACATCATCGAATATGTCCGCGTCAAGAAGCAATTCACGAAATCGTGCGGCTGCTGCAGCCTTGCAACAAACAATGACCAACATGCATAGTGCAACCAGTGGAGCGGCAACATCGATGCCTTGTGGCATGCTACGGCCGACGCAGATGTGA